The Streptomyces sp. NBC_00286 nucleotide sequence AGTAGGTGATGGTGAGACCCTCGACGGTGAAGCCACGAGAGAGCTTCGTACCGCCGACCAGAATCTTCCATACGTGCGGAGTGCGGTCGAAGTCCAGGTCGAGCTGGGCAAAATAGCGGTCGCTGTCCCCATTCACGACGATGACCGGCTGGCCGCCCGCGCCGATGCGCTGCCGAGCTCGATGCACGTAAGAGCGGAGCTCGTCATAGGACGTCGGAGCCGGGAGATCGGCTGCGCGTGTCTCACTCACCGGCGCGAAGTCCCTTGCCCACAGGTCTGCGAGACGCTCGTGGCCTGTCGTGGAGTTGTAACCCGCCTCGTGCCACATGGTGTTGACGCGCAGCGCGAGTTCGGCGTGGTCGTCCGTGCGTACCGACTGATGAGCGAGCATCGTGTGGTGACGCAATGGGCCATCCGGTACTCCATGGTCAGCCCTGTACAGCTTCAGGGCACCAGACAGGACGAAGGCGTCCATCGCTTCTTGGAGTCGATCACCAGTGGACTCGTAAATTCCCCTGACGTGCGTCTTTTCCTGGGAGTTGGAGTACGTGCGCTCGCCCAGCGCTATCGGCGAGTTCAGGTCGTGGAAGTCCTGGATACCCATGTATCCGGTGGGGCGCGGGAGAGAGATCAGGAAGTCGCTGGGGAAGATGTCCTCGTCATCACCCGGGTCAACGAAGACATTGGCGAAGGGAGTTGCTGTGTAACCGACGTACTGCGCTCGCGGAAGAAGTTTGAGGAGCTGGGATATCAGACCGTTGATGGTCGTGCGCTCGGTACTGCCGCGCTCCCACTTCTTCGGATCCAGAGTGTTCACGGATGCCTGGTCGGACTCGTCGTCGATGATCAGGGCAGGCAGCTCCCCAAGAAGCCCACGGATCTGCTTGAGGTCCTTGACGAGCTTGGTGAGGACGGACTTGTTCTTCTTCACGACCAGGACACGAGCCGCGGCGTGGTGGATATTCGCTGGGTCATGAAGCGGGCGGGTCGGTTCACGCTTCTCGAACTCGAGGGCCCGGATGCCCTGCGCAAGGCTCTTGTAGTCGTTGTCGCGGGTTGTCAGGCGCTCAATGTCGAAGGCTCCGAGAGTGGAGGGCCGACCTCCGTGGCTTACGAACTCGGGCCAGTCGCCATCGTCGTCTACGTAGTCCACGCCGACGAGGGAGTCCAAGTCCGTCAGGTCTGCGCCGCGCAGGATGTTCTCCTGGCCGATCAATTCCATATCGAGACGACGCTGGGTCTGTGCGCGCAGCAGGTTGAGCGTGCCACCGAGCACGATGACGAGGCGGTACCCGGCATCGATTGCCTTTGCTGCGACACCGGTGAAGTTCGCTGTCTTGCCGGACTGGACGTAGCCGACGACCAGTCCCTTTGCCTGGCGGGCCGACGGTTGCTCCGGATCGGTGAGACGCTCGACGACCGCACGGCTTGCCTCGTGCAGACTTGCGATCGCTGCTTCCGGCCAGCTTTTGGCGCGGAGCTTCTGTTCGTACGACGTCCAGTAGAAGGAACGAGCGGCTGCCCGTTCCGGGGTGTACCAGCGGGTGAACTCGCGCGTGATCACTGTTGCGCCTGGCACCTTCGCCACGGGAACAGCGGCATCCAAAGTCTTGCGCAGGTCATTTCCGAATCGGAGCCGGTCGTAGACCGCTGTCCGTCGCTCTTCAGTGCGCGCTGATACGTCGAGTGCCCACTGAGGCTCTTCAGCGAAGTCCCAGGCTGTGAGGTGACGACTCCAGAGAGCAATTAGCGCCTCGTCGCCACTGATGAGGCACGCTCGGAAACGCTCCTCGCTCAGGTCTGCGTCCGGGTAGTCCTCATCGGCTGCGAGTGCGGCCCAGCGCTCGAAGTGCTTGGGGATACTGCCCATGCCCGCCAGCGCGGAGGTATGGATCTCCAGGAGCGGGTCGAAAGGGGCGTTGCTCATGCGGTGTCCTCGAACAGGAAGAGGGTCGGGGTGAAGAAGCCAGTGGGTGCAGAGGTCAGGAGGCGGACCGTTCACGCCGCTCGCGCTGGGCTCCCACCGATGCCAGGAGGATCGTGTTCCAGTAGTCAAGGCGGTCCTGGCGAGCACGTTCCCAGCGCCCGAGTCCGAAGCAGTCCTCAAGAAGCAGGTACAGCAGGGTCTTTGTCACCGGAGCGTCATTGGACCCTCCCCGCTTGCCGTCGTTGAAATCTTCACGGAACGCCTGGTTCAGGAGGATGGTGTTGTTCTCGCGGTCCAGGTCAAAGAACCGGCCATTAGGCAGCGAGCCCCAGGTGAACGCGATCGGCTCCTCGCCCGGCTTCTCAGGAAGTTCCTCCTTGATGACCCGCTTGATCTTCGGGTCCAGGCCCTTACCTGGGGGAGTGACGGACTTGCGGATGATCTCGGTGCGCTTCGCCCCATCTCTGTAGGCGGTCTCCGCATCGTTGAGAAAGGAATGAAAGGTGTGCCCGTCCGGATCCACCGCCTTCTCGACGCCTAGGGTGAAGGCTGGAGTGACGGTGACGGTCTCCTTCTTCACATCGAGGCTCAGCACGCTGTTCTCGCGCGAGGGAAGATCGACAGCAACACGGGCCAGAACGAGGTGGCTCTCGGGATTGCGCAGGCCGTTCCACCCACCTGCTTGGACGAGACGGTCATTCCGGTAGAAGTAGAAACCTTGCCGGTCGGCGAGAGCGCCGATCTGACGGAAGCCTGCTCGCTTGGACTTGGCGGGCCAGATATGGGCGGTCAGTTGAATGTCTCCCAGGCCTTCCACGGGTGTGGTGAACTTCCGGGGGTAGCCCGCTTTGCCTGGCACTTTGTACCCGAAGGGATCCAGGGCCTCGACAGCGATGTGATCAACTTCCTCGCCGAGTTCGCCCTTGCCGCTGCTCACATCCCACACGGCTATGTCGACCTTGAGGCCGCGCTGCAGAAAGCGGTGCAAGTAGAGGCCGAGATGCGTCTCTAGGCGAGAGATCGCCTTCGATAGAAAAAGGTCACTTTGGCCTCGTGTGACCGTTTCGAAGGCGCGCACTCGGTCCCAGCGCACGACCGTGCCGTGCCACTCAATGATGCCGTCGTACCGGTCAACGAGGACCTGTGCATAGAGCGGATCGACGGTGTCGCAGCGGAAACCGTCTTCGATGCCCTCCGCGGTGAGACGTCGGCCCGCGGCACGACTGCGTTTCGTACGGCTGACCACAGTCAGCGAGGAAGCGTGGGACAGGGATGCAGCCTTCAATCCCGTGCCGTACAGGCCAAGAGCGCTCTCGCCATACTCGCGGCGTCGGCCCACGGTCATCGCAGCGTCCAGGTGCGAATCGTCCATACCCCTGCCGTTGTCGATGATCAGCAGGGTGAGAATCCGGTCGGCATCGCGCAGGAAATGCACGACGATTTCGTCAGCGCCCGCGTCGATCGAGTTGTCAATCAGGTCAGCGACAGCGACTTCAAAGCCGTAGCCCTGATTGGTCAGGGCTTTGGCGTAACCGGCGTCCGGGGGCAGGTGGGTGCTGCCGGTCGTGGGGACGTCGTACTGCCAGACGGTGCCGGACTCGTAGGGCATCGCTTCCTCATGTGTACAGGTCGGGGCCTGCACAAAGAGTGACGGCCGCTAGCTCAGTGATAAGCGTGACCGTACTGCAAAGGTTGGACATAGGGGCGGTTGAACCCTGAAGAGGGGAGATAAATCCCGCCCCTCCAATGTGTTTTGGCGTAAATGGGAAGCTTTGTCAATTATGTCGGCATGTGTGCCAGTCTGTTCTGACCTTGGGCCGCCCGTGCCATCAACTGCCCAAGATCAGTGGCGGGTTGGCCGCCAAGCAGGGCGCTTGATGGGCGGGACGCGCTTGCCGCGCCCCGCGTCTCACCGGCCCTGCCGCCTTCGCGGTGCCGCCGCGTAGCCGTCGGCAGTCGGAAATTCCTGTTCAGGGGGCAAGAGAGCTGTGATTGCGCCGCCAATCCGTCAGGCGCCACCCCCATGACACCCCTCGTACGCCCGCCCCGACCCGCACCAACAAGCCCCACCCCGCTCCGGCGGCCAAGCCACCGCCCGCCCCCGCGCAGCCAGCGTCGTCGCATACTGCGGCAGCAGTGACGCGTCCGCGGGCGAAGCCAGCTCCGAGGCTGCGAACGCCTCGTACGACGGCACCGTCCCCGGCACGATGCCCAAGTTCCCGGTCCCGGAGGCTGCCAGCTCCCTCAGCGACGTCTCTATCGTCGCCAGGTGCTCCTCATGCGACGGGTACTCCGGCTCCAACGACGGGTACGCGGCGAGCAGTTCGGCCAGTTCGTCGGCCGGCCAGTGGAGTATGGCCACCGGGAAGGGGCGGGAGAGGGCTTCCCTTGCCGTCGTGAGTTCCGACTGGAGGCGGGCGATCTCTGCCTGGAGTTCCGCCGGGTTGTCCGAGCCCAGGGACCAGACCCGTTTCGGGTCGTGGAGTTCATCCAAGGAGACCGGGGCCTTGTGGAGGGTGTCCGCTCGGGTGTCCCAGTGGTCGTGGGGCATGCCCAGCATGCGGCGGACTCGGTGGCGGCCGAAGAGCAGGGGGTGGGTGGCGTACGGGGGGTCCGTTACGTCTGTCAGGAGGAGGGTGGCGCCTTCCGTGAACGTCTCCTGCGCTGCTTCCAGCTCGTCGTGGGCCTCCAGGGCCTCCGCGATGATCACCCAGGGGGCCGGGTCGCGGGGGGACGCGGCGCGGACGCCCTCGATGATCGCTCTGGCCTCCGCCTCGTGGCCGTACTCCCAGAGGTTGGCCGCCTTCAGGGCGCGTACCAGGAGGGGGTTCTCCAGGGAGTCGGGGGTGGAGAGCAGGCGGTCGTAGAGGGTGCTGGCTCGGGAGCGGTCGTCGGCCAGTTCGAGGTGGGCCGCGGCCTGCAGCAGCAGGTGCTCGGCGTCCTCGGGGTAGAGGCCGGCGGTCCGCTCCAGGCGTGCCGCTTCGGCGTTGTGGTCGACGTACTCGGCAGGCGTGTCGGGGCGCATGGGGGACACCGTACTGCCGTTCCCCTGGTGAGTTGCGGGGGTAGCCCCTATCGTGCGCCCGCGATGGGAGGGCAGGAAGCCGGGGCAGGAGGCGTGTGTATGCGGGTTCCCGTCACCAGTCGGCGGAGTCTGCGGCGGCGTGCGCTCGGCGCGCGCGTTCTCTGGAACGCTGCCGAGATCCTCGTAACCCTCGGCGTCGTCCTCATGCTCCTCGTCGTCCATCAGCTGTGGTGGACCAATCGGCAGGCCCGGGAGGGCGCCGAGCGGGAGGTCCAGGCGTTGGAGAGGGAGTGGGAGGGGAGTCAGGGGGAGGGCGGCAGCCCGTCCGTGAGCGGGGGCGGTTCCGGCGGCACGAGCAGTACAGGCGGCACGAGCAGTACAGGCGGTACGAGTAGTACGAGCGGTGCGGGCGGGTCTTCGCGGTCCGGTCAGCGGTCCGGGTCGCCGGCCAGTCCCGCCACCCCCGCCCGGCAACCCCGCTGGGATCAGGCGTACGCCATCCTCACCATCCCCCGGCTCGGGCTTCGCATCCCGGTCGCGGAAGGGATCAGCAAGCCGAACGTTCTCAACAAGGGGTACGCCGGCCACTACCCGGACACCGCTCAGCCCGGCCAGGCCGGGAACTTCGCGCTCGCGGGGCATCGGAACACGCACGGCGAGCCGTTCCGGTACATCAACCGGCTGCGGGAAGGGGACCGGATCGAGGTCGAGACGCGGGCGGCCGGATATACGTACGTCGTCGACCGGACGATCCCGCAGACCGCCCCGCGCGACGGCGGCGTCATCCGCGACGTCCCCCGCAGCCTCGTACACCCGCGGTACGGGTACTCCGACCCCGGCTACTACCTCACCCTCACCACCTGCACCCCGGAGTACACCTCCAAGTACCGCCTCGTGGTCTGGGGGAAGCTCGCCTCCATGCGGCCCCGTTAGGATGAGTCAACACGGTTGACGATATGAGGAAGGGAGGACAGCTGATGGGTGGTACGCCCGTCGCCGCCAGGTTGCGGCCGCTCGCCTTCCTCTTCCTTCTCCTCGTCGAGGTGGCGGTCCTCGACTCCGGCAGCCTCGTCGGTGCCGTCGCCTTCGCGGCGACCGCCGCGGCCGGGTCCGCGCTGGCCGCCTGTTCACTCATCGCCGCTCGGCTCGCGCCCGCCGTGCCGCCCACCCGGGTGCGTACGGCCATCCGCGACCGTGAGCGGCGTACGGCGTTCCTGCCGCAACGTGATCCCGACGCTCGGGGGCGTACGCGTCCACGAGCACCCGGCCGTCTTCTCCTGACGGCCGCGTAGGGGCACTCGGAAACAGAAGCAGTAGTCCGCAGCAGCCCTCCCCTCGGGCCGTCATGCCGACGTAGATCCAGATCCCAGGACCTTTAGATCCTCGATCTCTCATCTCCCGGTACGACGAGACCCCCGGAGGGCTCACCCATGTCCGATCTCCTGTCCGCTTTCATGTCCGTTTTCGCCGGCCTCGTCGAAGGGCTGGCCGATCTCCTCGAGCCGTTGTTCCAGGCGTCCGCGGCGGCTGCGGCGATCGTTCTGTTCACCGCGTTCGTACGACTCCTCGTGCACCCTCTCTCCCGGGCCGCGGCGCGCGGGCAGCGGGAGCGGGCCAAGCTGCAGCCGCAGATCGCCGCGCTGCGGAAGAAGTACGGGAAGAACCCGGAGAAGCTGCAGAAGGCCGTACTGGAGTTGCACGCGAAGGAGAAGGTCTCGCCGCTGTCGGGCTGTCTGCCGAGTCTGTTCCAGTTGCCGGCCTTCTTTCTGCTCTACCACCTGTTCTCGAACTCGACGATCGGCGGCGAGGCGAACTCCCTGCTCGCGCACAAGCTGTTCGCGGCGCCGCTCGGCGGACGGTGGATGGATGCGTTGGGGGAGGGCGGGGTGTTCGGGGCGCACGGGCTCGTCTATCTCGGGCTGTTCGCCGTCGTCACCGTCGTCGCCACCTTCAACTACCGGCGTACGAAGCGGCAGATGGGCGCGATGACCGGAGTGGCGGCCGCGGGGAGCGGTGAGCAGCAGCAGGTGCCGGGGATGGGGGCCGTGCTGAAGTTCATGCCGCTGATGTCGTTCATGACGCTGTTCACGGTCGCCTTCGTGCCGTTGGCCGCCGCGTTGTACGTGGTGACCAGTACGACGTGGAGTGCGGTCGAGCGGGCTGTGCTGTACCGGGACATGCCGGGGGCCTCGCCGTTGGCGGCTGCCACCGGGTGAAGGTCCACGTGCTGAACCGGGGCTTGCGGAGTGGACGTACAGCTTGGAGGATCGACCAGACCTCCGATGGTTGTGCACGTGGTGCAGAGAGATGGGGATCATGAAGCTGCTGCGAGTCGGTACGGCTGGGGCGGAGCGGCCCGCGCTGCTCGATGCCGAGGGGGTTCTACGGGACCTGTCGGGCATCGTCGCGGACATCGACGGGGCGTTGCTCGCCGACGACGCGGCGCTCGGGCGGATCCGGAGCGCGGCCGAGGCGGGGGAGCTGCCCGCCCTGGACGCGGCGGGGCTGCGGGTCGGGCCGCCGCTCGCCCGGATCGGCAAGGTCGTCTGCATCGGCCTCAACTACCACGACCACGCCACCGAGACCGGCGCCGAGCCGCCCGCCGAGCCGGTCATCTTCTTCAAGGCCGCGGACACGGTCGTCGGGCCGTACGACACCGTGCTCGTGCCGCGCGGCTCCGAGAAGACCGACTGGGAGGTCGAGCTGGCGATCGTCATCGGGCGTACGGCGCGCTATCTCGGCTCGCACGAGGAGGCGCTCGCGCATGTCGCCGGGTACGCGGTGGCGCACGACGTCTCCGAGCGCGCCTTCCAGATCGAGCGCGGCGGCACCTGGGACAAGGGCAAGAACTGCGAGACGTTCAACCCGCTCGGGCCGTGGCTCGTGACGTCGGACGAGGTGCCGGACCCGCAGCAGCTGTCCCTGAAGCTGTGGGTCAACGGCGAGCTGAAGCAGGACGGCAACACGTCCGACCAGATCTTTCCGGTTGCCGAAGTGGTGCGTTACGTAAGCCAGTTCATGACCCTCTACCCGGGCGACATCATCAACACGGGTACGCCGGCGGGGGTCGCCCTCGGCCAGCCCGAGCCGAAGCCGTTCCTACGGGCCGGCGACGTGGTGGAGCTGGAGATCGAGGGGCTGGGGCGGCAGCGGCAGGAGCTCAAGGACGCGTAGCGCCTCCGGCGGTGGCGAGTGTGACGGCGACGCTCGGCAGTCCGGCGTGACCGGGGTGCCGAGCGTATCGTTGTACTGCGCGACTGCCCGCCAACCGTGCGGCAGCGGGGAGGAGCGGCAACGGTGTCTGTTCTCGAAGACAGGATCGTGATGGCCGAGCAGAGCGACGAGCTCACCCTCGACAAGATGTTCGAGTGGCTTGAGCCCGCCCCCGAGGGATTCAAGGTCGAGATCGTCCAGGGGGCCATCTACATGTCGCCGCAGAGGGACAACCACTGGGACATCATCCTGGATATCGTCGAGCAGCTTAGGGCGAAGTACCCTCGCCAGCGCCTGAAGTCGGACGTCCGGATCGACTACCCCGGCCGCCTGAACGGCTACGCCTCCGATGTCGTCGCCCTCAAGGAAGGCGCGGTCCAGGACGACAAGGGCCGCTGGCGCTACCAGGACGTCGAGTTCGTCGCTGAGGTGATCTCCAAGGACACAGCGGCCAACGACTACGGCCCGAAGCTCGAGACCTACGCCGCCGCCGGGGTGCCGGTGTACCTGATCGTCGACCCGTACACCGGCGAGTGGCACCTGCATGCCCGTCCCAAGGGCGGCGAGTATCGCGCGAATCTGACCCTGGACTTCGGCGACGAGATTGACCTGACCCAGACTCCGGTTGGTATCAAGCTCACCACGGCCGAGTTCCCGCGCGAGGGCGGCGCCCCGGCCAAGGCGGCCTCCGGCAACGCCTAGCCCGCGATAAACCGCTCCAGCGCCTCCACCACCATCGCGTGATCCTCCAGCTGCGGCAGTCCCGACACCACCACCGTGCCGATCACGCCCGCGCCCTCGACCGTGATCGGGAAGGCGCCGCCGTGGGCCGCGTACACGTCCGGGTCGAGGCGGGAGTCGTCCTCGAACGTGGTGCCCTTGGCTCGGAAGCGGGTGCCGACGAGGAGGGACGAGGCGGCGTAGCGCTCTACGACTCGGCGTTTACGGGTGATCCAGGCGTCGTTGTCGGGGGTGGAGCCGGGGAGGGCGGCGTGGAAGAGCTGTTGGCCGGAGCGGGTGATGTCGATGGCTACCGGGGCGGCCCGCTCGCGGGCGAGGTCGACCATGAGTGTGCCCAGGGTCCAGGCGTCGTCGTAGGTGAAGTGGGGGAGCGTCAAGCGGCGTTCCTGGGCCTCCAGTTCGGCGATGCTGGGGGCGAGGGTGGAGGAGTCGGGGGTCACAGGGTCACCGTCATTCCGTTGCGGGCCGAGTGGCGGGCGGCTTCCAGTACGTCCAGGGCTGCGGCCGCTTCCAGGGCGGTGACCGGGTTTTCGGCGGTGCCTTGGAGGGCGGCGGCGAGGGCGGCGTAGTAGGCGGGGTAGGCGCCCGGGAGGGTGGGGATGGGACGGCCGCCGCCGGTTACGGGGGACTCGCCGGAGCCGATGCGGCCCCACAGGTTCTCGGACTCAACTCCCCAGTCCTTGTCCGGTGTTGGGCGTTCGCCCTCGCGGAGGGCGGCTTCCTGGGGGTCCAGGCCGTACTTCACGTAGCCGGCCTTCGAGCCCAGGACGCGGAAGCGGGGGCCTAGTTGGGCGGTGGTGGCGGAGGCGTAGAGGTGGGTGCGGACGCCGTTCGTGTGCGTGAGCGCGATGAACGTGTCGTCGTCCGCCTCCGCGCCGGGGCGGCGTACGTCCGACTCCGCGTACACCGAGGCCGCGGGGCCGAAGAGGACCAGGGCCTGGTCGACGACGTGACTGCCGAGGTCGTACAGCAGACCTCCGACCTCTTCCGGGTCGCCGGACTCGCGCCAGCCGCCCTTGAGCTCGGGGCGCCAGCGCTCGAAGCGGGACTCGAAGCGGTAGACGTCGCCGAGTTCGCCGTCGGCGAGGAGCTTCTGGAGGGTCAGGAAGTCGTGGTCCCAGCGGCGGTTCTGGAAGACGGAGAGGAGGAGTCCGCGGGCGTCGGCCAACGCGGCCAGTTCACGTGCCTCGGCCGCCGTGCCCGCGATCGGCTTGTCGACCACGACCGGGAGGCCCGCCTTGAGGGCGGCGGTGGCGAGCGGGACGTGGGTCTTGTTCGGGGAGGCGATGACGATCAGGTCCAAGTCGTCGGCGCGGGCCCAGAGTTCCTCGGGGGACGCCGCGATCCGTACGTCCGGGAATTCGGTACGCGCCTGCTGCTGCCGCTCCGGATTCGCCGTGACGATCGTGTCGAGGCGGAGTCCCTCGGTGGCGGCGATCAGGGGGGCGTGGAAGACGGAGCCTGCGAGGCCGTAGCCGATGAGGCCTACGCGGGATGCGCGGGAGGGGGCGACAGGAGGGGTGTCGGTCATGTTCTCCACCATGCCCCACACTTAAGCAACGCTGTTGCCAAACAGCAACCCGGGGGACAATGGGTTCGTGAACAGGACCAACGGCGGAGGCGGAGCGAATCTCTACGCACTGCGCGGCTACAACGCCGCGCTGGTGCTCGATCTGCTGCGCAGCGCCGGGCGCGCGGGCATCAGCCGGCTCGAACTCGCCGAGCGTACGGGGCTGACTCCGCAGGCCGTCAGCAAGATCACCGCGCGGCTGCGGGACGACGGGCTGGTGGAGGAGGCGGGGCGCCAGGCCTCCACGGGCGGCAAGCCGCGGACGTCGCTGCGCCTCGTACCGGAGGCCGGGCATGCGGTGGGCCTGCATCTTGAACGCGATGAGCTGCGGGCCGTACTCGTCGATCTGACCGGGGCGGTCGCGGGGGAGCGGCGGGGGCCACTGGATCTGGGGGCGGGCGCGGAGGCCGTGGTGGAGGTGGCCGCGAGGGAGGTCGAAGGGCTGGTCGGAGGGGTGGACGAGGAGCTGGGGGCGGTTCTGGGAGTCGGGGTTGCCATGCCCGGGCCTCTCGACCACACCCACGGGGTGCTGCATCGGGTGACCGGGTTTCCCGAGTGGGACGGGTTTCCGCTGCGGGACGCGTTGGCTCGGCGGCTGGGGATGCCGGTCGTACTGGACAAGGACACGAATGCCGCTGCGCTCGGGCTCGCGGTGGAAGGGGAGGTCGGGTCCTTCGCGTATCTGCATCTTGGTACGGGGCTGGGGGCCGGGCTCGTACTGGGTGGGGCCGTGCATCGGGGGGCGCATACCGGGGCGGGGGAGTTCGGGCATCAGGTGATCCAGCTGGACGGGCCGGTGTGTTCGTGCGGGGATCGAGGGTGCGTCGAGGTGTTGTGCCTGGAGGCTGTGGCTCGGGGGGATGTGGACGAGGCGGCTCGGGTGCTGGGCGCCGGCGCTGCCAATGTGGTGGGGCTGCTTGATATTGATCTTGTGCTGTTGGGTGGGCGGATTGTGACTGCTGAGCCTGAGCGGTTTGTTCGGGGGGTGGGGGCCGTGCTCGATGCTCGAGCTCGGCGGGAGGGGGCCAGTAGTCCCGTGCCTGTGCGGGTTGCCTCCGGCGGGGAGTGGGGGGTGGCTGAGGGGGCTGCTCAGTTGTTGTTGGCGCCGTTGTTTGGGCGGGCCGAGGGGTAGTAGCTCGGGAGCTCGGGGGGTGACTTCGCGGGTGCGGGTGCGGGTGCGGGTGCGGGTGCGGGTGCGGGTGCGGGTGCGTTGTGGCTGGTCGCTCCCCCACTCTCGACTCCTCCCCCACTCTCGACTCCTCCCCCACTCTCGGCTCCTCCCCCACTCTCGGCTTCGCTCGAGCGGGGGGACCCCCATGAGCGGGGGGACCCCCATCGCGGCGGAGCCGCAAATTGATACAGCCCCGCGCCCCTTAAGGGGCGCCCTTGCTGAGGCGACGTGTAGGGGTGCCCCTCCGCTGCTGAGCCGTGCTCGGCGGCCAAGTCCGCGCTGAGCCGGCGCAGGGGCGTGACCGGCGGATGGGGCCCACGCTGCGGCGGCGCAGAGTAGGGACCGGCGGATAGGTCCCCGCAGGCGCAGAGTAGGGACCGGCGGATAGGTCCCCGCAGAGCCGGCGCAAAGGCCTGGCCGCCGGACAGGCCCCCGCTGAGCCGACGTGCTGAAATCGACCCCCGAACGGGGTCCGGCAGGAGCCCTCAGACTGCCTGCCGTCGTGGGCCCCGGCAGGCTCCTGTGTTCATGCGACTGCCTACCTCTTTGTCCGCTTTCCTCCTGGTTCTCTCCCTAGCCGCCGCCCTTGCTCCCCTGCCCGCGCACGCCCTCGCTCCCGAGCCCAACTGCTCTGCCCCCTCCGGCAGTCGGGCATTCCCTATCCGTACTCGGATTCACGGTGGGCCCTCCGTGTATGAGGCCGGAGGTGGATATCGGAGCTGGTATCTCGCGCTCACCAACACCACCCGGGAGACGTGCCGGAGCATCCACCCCGTCGTCGTGCTGGTGGATCAGAAGCGGGTGCTGGAGGGTGGGCAGGTGCGGCTCCAGTTCTACGAATCGGAAGGCGCGGGGGCGCGGGCGTATCCCGTCCGCTTCGAGCGGAGTGGGGAGGACGAGAGCGTCGGGGTGTTCGATGACGGGGACGGGGGGTTTTCGGGGTTCAGCGTGGGGGCGGGTAAGACGGTGTCCGTCAGGGTTCGGCTTGCTGTTGCCGAGGGTGCCGTGTCCAACGATGTTGTTGCCAGCGCGGCCGTCGTGCGGCGGCATGACGATGGCGATGATGGGGACTGGGTGGGGCAGTCGAACGACTACCGGTTTCGTATCGTCGATGAGGACGCGTCTCAAGTGCCCCGAGACCCAAGCCAGTTGCCTCAAGATCCTCAAGAGTCTCCAGACGGGGCAACCCCCGAACCCGTACCCGAGAAAGGGTTCCCGTTCCCCGACGAGCTGGCCGGTACCGGGCCCGCCTCCCGGCGTGGGCTTCTCGGAACGGCGGCCGCCGGCCTGCTGCTCATCGCCACCGGCGCCGGCGCCATGCTCATCGCCCGACGCCGCCGCCGACGCTGAGCCCCGAGCCGCCTGCCGCCCTTCGCTGCCCACCCGGCCTGCCCACAGGCCGGACTCCCCTCCGTCAAGATCCGGCCGCTGGCTACCCTGAGACGCTGGCACACGCGTACGTCAGGAGACCGGACATGGCAGAGCGCAAGCCCATCGAGTCGTGGCTCACCGACATGGACGGTGTACTCATCCACGAGGGCGTGCCCATCCCCGGCGCCGACGCCTTCATCAAGAAGCTCAGGGAGTCCGGGCGCCCCTTCCTGGTGCTCACCAACAACTCCATCTACACCGCCCGTGACCTGCACGCCCGCCTCCAGCGCATGGGGCTGGACGTCCCCGTCGAGAACATCTGGACCTCCGCCCTGGCCACCGCCCAGTTCCTGGACGACCAGCGGCCCGGCGGCACCGCGTACGTCATAGGCGAGGCGGGCATGACCACGGCGCTGCACGACATCGGGTACGTCCTCACCGACCACGAGCCCGACTATGTAGTCCTCGGCGAGACCCGTACTTATTCATTCGAGGCCATGACGAAGGCGGTGCGGCTGATCAACGGCGGGGCCCGTTTCATCTGCACCAACCCCGACGAGACCGGGCCGTCCGCCGAGGGCCCGTTGCCCGCCACCGGCGCCGTGGCCGCGCTGATCACCAAGGCGACCGGCAAGAAGCCGTACTTCGCGGGCAAGCCGAACCCGCTGATGATGCGTACGGGGCTCAATGCCATCGGCGCGCACTCCGAGACCAGCGCCATGATCGGCGACCGGATGGACACGGATGTCCTGGCC carries:
- a CDS encoding Z1 domain-containing protein is translated as MSNAPFDPLLEIHTSALAGMGSIPKHFERWAALAADEDYPDADLSEERFRACLISGDEALIALWSRHLTAWDFAEEPQWALDVSARTEERRTAVYDRLRFGNDLRKTLDAAVPVAKVPGATVITREFTRWYTPERAAARSFYWTSYEQKLRAKSWPEAAIASLHEASRAVVERLTDPEQPSARQAKGLVVGYVQSGKTANFTGVAAKAIDAGYRLVIVLGGTLNLLRAQTQRRLDMELIGQENILRGADLTDLDSLVGVDYVDDDGDWPEFVSHGGRPSTLGAFDIERLTTRDNDYKSLAQGIRALEFEKREPTRPLHDPANIHHAAARVLVVKKNKSVLTKLVKDLKQIRGLLGELPALIIDDESDQASVNTLDPKKWERGSTERTTINGLISQLLKLLPRAQYVGYTATPFANVFVDPGDDEDIFPSDFLISLPRPTGYMGIQDFHDLNSPIALGERTYSNSQEKTHVRGIYESTGDRLQEAMDAFVLSGALKLYRADHGVPDGPLRHHTMLAHQSVRTDDHAELALRVNTMWHEAGYNSTTGHERLADLWARDFAPVSETRAADLPAPTSYDELRSYVHRARQRIGAGGQPVIVVNGDSDRYFAQLDLDFDRTPHVWKILVGGTKLSRGFTVEGLTITYYRRTTQQADTLMQMGRWFGFRPGYRDLVRLYIGREEPFGRDKTADLYEAYEAICRDEETFREQLAQYATMVDGEPQITPMQVPPLVAQHLPWIKPSARNKMFNAELVEIRSPGRPIEPASYPMNSVALKRNTERWRPLLDAFSTAPTSFTNPPDSSSSLTRTFEALTGVVSHRDLVGVLSQLEWERPGHFGPHLTYLSQLDGSLAKVDDWLLISPRLASNSRVEASILGSIPLSLVRRSRQNGKTSFGRIASVEHRMAAQRLIDGAGTPAGTRSGQRTGIERTRGVVLLYPVVEGDSHRKVQDVVRNGSADPSKIVMAFTLIPPASAINADRRLVRFRAKDSRHRNEATIPASSP
- a CDS encoding ATP-binding protein; protein product: MPYESGTVWQYDVPTTGSTHLPPDAGYAKALTNQGYGFEVAVADLIDNSIDAGADEIVVHFLRDADRILTLLIIDNGRGMDDSHLDAAMTVGRRREYGESALGLYGTGLKAASLSHASSLTVVSRTKRSRAAGRRLTAEGIEDGFRCDTVDPLYAQVLVDRYDGIIEWHGTVVRWDRVRAFETVTRGQSDLFLSKAISRLETHLGLYLHRFLQRGLKVDIAVWDVSSGKGELGEEVDHIAVEALDPFGYKVPGKAGYPRKFTTPVEGLGDIQLTAHIWPAKSKRAGFRQIGALADRQGFYFYRNDRLVQAGGWNGLRNPESHLVLARVAVDLPSRENSVLSLDVKKETVTVTPAFTLGVEKAVDPDGHTFHSFLNDAETAYRDGAKRTEIIRKSVTPPGKGLDPKIKRVIKEELPEKPGEEPIAFTWGSLPNGRFFDLDRENNTILLNQAFREDFNDGKRGGSNDAPVTKTLLYLLLEDCFGLGRWERARQDRLDYWNTILLASVGAQRERRERSAS
- a CDS encoding class E sortase, producing MRVPVTSRRSLRRRALGARVLWNAAEILVTLGVVLMLLVVHQLWWTNRQAREGAEREVQALEREWEGSQGEGGSPSVSGGGSGGTSSTGGTSSTGGTSSTSGAGGSSRSGQRSGSPASPATPARQPRWDQAYAILTIPRLGLRIPVAEGISKPNVLNKGYAGHYPDTAQPGQAGNFALAGHRNTHGEPFRYINRLREGDRIEVETRAAGYTYVVDRTIPQTAPRDGGVIRDVPRSLVHPRYGYSDPGYYLTLTTCTPEYTSKYRLVVWGKLASMRPR
- a CDS encoding DUF6412 domain-containing protein; its protein translation is MGGTPVAARLRPLAFLFLLLVEVAVLDSGSLVGAVAFAATAAAGSALAACSLIAARLAPAVPPTRVRTAIRDRERRTAFLPQRDPDARGRTRPRAPGRLLLTAA
- a CDS encoding YidC/Oxa1 family membrane protein insertase, with protein sequence MSAFMSVFAGLVEGLADLLEPLFQASAAAAAIVLFTAFVRLLVHPLSRAAARGQRERAKLQPQIAALRKKYGKNPEKLQKAVLELHAKEKVSPLSGCLPSLFQLPAFFLLYHLFSNSTIGGEANSLLAHKLFAAPLGGRWMDALGEGGVFGAHGLVYLGLFAVVTVVATFNYRRTKRQMGAMTGVAAAGSGEQQQVPGMGAVLKFMPLMSFMTLFTVAFVPLAAALYVVTSTTWSAVERAVLYRDMPGASPLAAATG